Proteins from a genomic interval of Chryseobacterium indologenes:
- a CDS encoding helix-turn-helix domain-containing protein, with protein sequence MKIKKICEHCGLEFIAQTTVTRYCCKTCNSRAYKINVRELREKLTEATQEVSKPQSKPKEDPNSYFALKTLDYLTVKEASILLKCDKRTVYRMVKNGSIPAANLSIRKIRLLKKDIDALFEVKPKVIQNPTEDLEKIEWTPLKDCFTMGQIQKEYNISPTSLKNLIERHNIPKFQKGKFVYVPRVKIEHILKRIELGIYSG encoded by the coding sequence ATGAAAATCAAGAAGATTTGCGAACATTGTGGACTTGAATTTATTGCCCAAACAACAGTAACCAGATACTGTTGCAAAACCTGTAATTCCAGAGCTTACAAGATTAATGTTAGGGAACTTAGAGAAAAATTGACTGAAGCAACTCAGGAAGTTTCCAAACCTCAATCAAAACCTAAAGAAGATCCTAACTCTTATTTTGCCCTCAAAACCCTTGATTACTTAACAGTCAAGGAAGCTTCTATTTTATTGAAATGTGATAAGAGAACAGTCTATCGAATGGTTAAAAATGGCAGTATTCCTGCAGCTAATTTATCCATCAGAAAGATTCGTCTATTAAAGAAAGATATTGATGCATTATTTGAAGTCAAGCCAAAAGTAATCCAAAATCCAACAGAAGATTTGGAAAAGATTGAATGGACACCTTTAAAGGATTGCTTCACAATGGGTCAAATTCAAAAAGAGTATAATATCTCTCCGACTTCCTTAAAAAATCTTATAGAAAGACATAATATCCCAAAATTTCAGAAGGGCAAATTTGTATATGTACCAAGAGTTAAAATTGAGCATATTTTAAAGAGGATTGAGTTGGGTATTTATTCAGGATAA
- a CDS encoding phage integrase SAM-like domain-containing protein produces the protein MSKVTLRKKPISKGRQSLFLDIWPPIYNPETGKMERKHYLKLYIYNRPKNETERKFNKETLALGEYVRAQRHIELQSKRFDFISEEKMKSNFIEFFEAEAKKRNNCYNWVMSVRYFKTFVGPEIPFNELNETLCEEYADYLLTCPALGRRKTIKRILP, from the coding sequence ATGTCAAAAGTAACATTAAGGAAAAAACCTATATCAAAAGGCAGACAATCTTTATTTCTGGACATATGGCCTCCCATTTATAATCCAGAAACAGGAAAAATGGAACGAAAACACTATCTAAAATTATATATCTATAATCGTCCCAAAAACGAAACTGAAAGGAAGTTCAATAAAGAAACTTTAGCTTTAGGAGAATATGTAAGAGCTCAAAGGCATATAGAATTACAAAGCAAGAGGTTTGATTTTATTTCTGAAGAAAAGATGAAATCAAACTTTATTGAATTCTTTGAAGCTGAAGCTAAAAAAAGAAACAACTGTTATAACTGGGTAATGTCTGTTAGATATTTTAAGACTTTTGTTGGGCCCGAAATTCCATTTAATGAATTGAATGAAACGCTATGTGAGGAATATGCAGATTATTTGTTAACATGCCCCGCATTGGGACGCAGAAAAACCATAAAAAGAATACTGCCGTAG
- a CDS encoding integrase catalytic domain-containing protein, with protein MPRIGTQKNHKKNTAVAYFGRFKLTLKEAFKKRFLPTDLGSIIDSIAPQETHRPFLFMEELERMANSECRNPIVKKAGLFSAMTGFRYSDVEKLLWSEIHGTEGNYYIVYNQEKTENAEYHPVSDQTIKLLGPRGNSDSRVFEGLNYHNTVAELKKWLANAGIEKHFTFHGFRHTFATLQIAAGTSIYTVSKLLGHKDIKTTEIYAKIVDSLKKEASEKIKINLFDIGKNIVNIDQIDPPTDNLNI; from the coding sequence ATGCCCCGCATTGGGACGCAGAAAAACCATAAAAAGAATACTGCCGTAGCTTATTTTGGAAGATTTAAGCTGACATTAAAGGAGGCTTTTAAAAAGCGCTTTTTACCCACAGACCTAGGTTCAATAATTGACAGTATTGCACCGCAGGAAACTCATCGTCCATTTTTATTCATGGAGGAATTAGAAAGAATGGCAAATTCTGAGTGTCGAAATCCAATAGTAAAAAAGGCAGGACTTTTCTCTGCTATGACCGGTTTCAGATATTCAGATGTTGAAAAGCTATTATGGAGTGAAATTCATGGAACCGAAGGCAATTATTATATAGTATATAATCAGGAAAAAACAGAGAATGCAGAATATCATCCAGTATCTGATCAAACTATAAAATTGTTAGGTCCAAGAGGAAATTCTGATTCAAGAGTATTTGAAGGATTAAATTATCATAACACAGTAGCAGAGTTGAAAAAGTGGTTGGCAAATGCTGGTATAGAAAAACATTTCACCTTCCACGGTTTCAGACATACCTTTGCGACCTTACAAATAGCTGCTGGAACATCTATATATACAGTTTCAAAACTATTGGGACATAAAGATATCAAAACAACAGAGATATATGCGAAAATAGTTGACAGTTTAAAAAAAGAAGCCTCTGAAAAAATTAAAATTAATTTATTTGATATAGGTAAGAACATCGTAAATATCGACCAGATTGATCCTCCAACAGATAATTTAAATATCTAG
- a CDS encoding helix-turn-helix domain-containing protein — MEYTFDQIPNILRRIEERLESLEEILLDRIQNEMPELEFIDAKEACKILKLSLPTLYSKVCLREIPFYKKGNRLHFSKMELLEWIQEGKEKSLNELSSDGNAILKRITKKRWH; from the coding sequence ATGGAATATACATTTGATCAAATACCAAATATTCTTAGAAGAATTGAAGAAAGATTGGAAAGTTTAGAAGAAATTTTATTGGATCGTATCCAAAATGAAATGCCAGAACTTGAATTTATTGATGCGAAAGAGGCTTGCAAAATTTTAAAATTATCATTACCAACATTATATTCTAAAGTTTGTCTACGCGAAATACCGTTTTATAAAAAGGGAAATAGATTGCATTTTTCTAAAATGGAACTATTAGAATGGATTCAAGAGGGTAAAGAAAAATCCTTAAATGAATTAAGTAGTGATGGTAATGCTATCTTAAAAAGAATAACAAAAAAAAGATGGCATTAG
- a CDS encoding RteC domain-containing protein translates to MTKSIYDTIVKRIEIQECKITLTKEKVIKEAYQMATSLRELLNETKKLVSDKGFIDKDQEINFFKYVKPQLLGKLIYYNKVYRIETSCPTKAGELYKIYFENELEKLNKEFQEHFVDSDFYRYIKSDRKDLDKKYFALGNIDIIEGLNSFVFEIDPNFSTYYDYKVAHIIADELLYTYIRNRLSPDNEYDSPSLTYTNYDDMFWTDSKNALIELIYALYAARSLSNGRLAISKISTIIETLFQIELGDFHHAFHRMKVRSGSKTAFLDHLKVSLEEYMSRNL, encoded by the coding sequence ATGACAAAATCAATTTATGATACAATAGTAAAACGTATTGAAATTCAAGAATGCAAAATTACGCTAACTAAAGAAAAGGTTATAAAAGAAGCCTATCAAATGGCGACCTCTCTCCGAGAATTATTGAATGAAACAAAAAAGCTTGTATCAGACAAAGGTTTCATTGATAAAGATCAGGAGATCAATTTTTTTAAATACGTAAAACCACAACTTCTAGGAAAGCTTATTTATTATAATAAGGTATATAGAATTGAAACATCTTGTCCAACAAAAGCTGGTGAACTTTATAAGATATATTTCGAAAATGAACTTGAAAAATTAAACAAAGAATTTCAGGAGCATTTTGTAGATTCAGATTTTTATCGATATATAAAATCAGATCGTAAAGATCTGGATAAGAAATATTTTGCTTTAGGAAATATTGATATAATAGAAGGACTAAATAGTTTTGTCTTTGAAATCGATCCAAATTTTTCAACATATTATGACTATAAAGTCGCTCATATCATTGCAGATGAACTATTATATACTTATATAAGAAATAGGTTGAGCCCTGACAATGAATATGATTCACCATCGCTAACATATACCAATTACGATGATATGTTCTGGACCGATTCTAAGAACGCTCTAATAGAGTTAATATATGCATTATATGCTGCCAGGTCTTTATCCAATGGTCGATTGGCAATATCAAAAATCAGTACCATAATTGAAACACTTTTCCAGATAGAACTAGGCGATTTCCACCATGCTTTCCACCGAATGAAAGTCAGGTCCGGAAGTAAAACAGCTTTTCTTGACCATCTTAAAGTAAGTTTAGAAGAATACATGAGCAGGAACCTATAA
- a CDS encoding helix-turn-helix domain-containing protein → MNIDRLEFIAWMERIMDRFDLISESVREMKKTNNAIDGEELLDNQDLLQMLKISNRSLQRYRSDGKLLYYTISGKLYYKLSDVHQFIRDSFNTPTKRKRKLKAE, encoded by the coding sequence ATGAATATTGACAGATTAGAATTTATTGCTTGGATGGAAAGAATCATGGATCGATTCGATTTGATTTCCGAGAGCGTAAGAGAAATGAAGAAAACTAACAATGCAATTGATGGAGAAGAATTGCTAGACAATCAGGATTTGCTTCAAATGCTAAAAATTAGTAATCGTTCATTACAGAGATACAGGTCTGATGGTAAATTACTCTATTACACTATTAGTGGTAAGCTTTATTACAAATTATCAGATGTCCACCAATTTATTCGTGATAGTTTTAACACTCCCACTAAGCGTAAGAGGAAATTGAAAGCCGAATAA
- a CDS encoding DUF3945 domain-containing protein, which yields MSTNQSKNQKSDQVNDLTDTLLVHDTETNKILAVKGIKKKSGKKPGEKDELETVDPTKRKENSFLKLNKNEDMLSNFLKNFFSQIGNPTRFNFFKVPIETAVMIAKKMQQFIDTAKLEGKELLEGLKDILSKNNNKNTMAKQQNKTENSNGNHYSIEKIDWKSLENLGYSREEFEKFNLLDSLLKGYKTNDMLTVSLKVGNQEIETQAKLWLEQGKDGLAVFNMLPKKNEIELDKKFQGHEFTEEDKTNLLERGNMGRAVELITDNNTKAFHVITLDKDTNQLVSFPVEKMRIDDIIKGVTLTPDQKNLLLEGKPVYLEGMLSKRDTLFNGEIQFNAFKGHIEFQFDKGNSKIQKQDNSQNQSAEIPKTFRRKEFTFDQYNKLSKGETVYITDFKDGAGKEYPGYVWLNKEKGELDFNFKNPNKLKQNATTAETHKPRSLLIPMEKQMKLLKISRSH from the coding sequence ATGAGTACTAATCAATCCAAAAATCAGAAATCTGATCAAGTAAATGATCTAACAGATACATTGCTTGTCCATGATACAGAAACCAATAAAATTCTCGCGGTTAAAGGAATAAAGAAAAAATCCGGCAAAAAACCTGGTGAAAAAGATGAGCTTGAAACGGTTGATCCAACTAAAAGAAAAGAAAATTCTTTTTTGAAACTCAACAAAAATGAAGATATGCTTTCCAATTTTTTAAAGAATTTTTTTAGTCAGATCGGCAATCCCACACGCTTCAATTTTTTTAAAGTTCCTATTGAAACTGCTGTCATGATAGCGAAAAAAATGCAGCAATTTATTGATACAGCAAAACTTGAAGGTAAAGAGCTTCTGGAAGGACTAAAAGATATTTTGAGTAAAAACAATAATAAAAATACTATGGCGAAACAACAAAACAAAACGGAAAATAGTAATGGTAATCACTATTCCATTGAAAAAATCGACTGGAAAAGCCTTGAAAATCTTGGATACAGCCGCGAGGAATTTGAGAAATTCAATCTTTTGGACTCTCTTTTAAAAGGTTATAAAACAAATGACATGCTTACAGTATCGTTAAAAGTTGGAAATCAAGAAATTGAAACCCAAGCTAAGTTATGGCTTGAACAGGGAAAGGATGGTCTAGCGGTATTTAACATGCTTCCCAAAAAAAATGAAATTGAATTAGATAAAAAATTTCAAGGACATGAATTTACCGAAGAGGATAAAACCAACCTATTAGAAAGAGGAAATATGGGAAGAGCTGTAGAACTAATTACAGATAATAATACGAAGGCTTTCCATGTGATAACGCTAGATAAGGATACAAATCAATTAGTTTCTTTTCCGGTTGAAAAGATGCGTATTGATGATATTATCAAAGGAGTGACCCTTACTCCCGATCAAAAAAATCTTTTATTGGAAGGTAAGCCTGTATATCTTGAAGGGATGCTTTCTAAAAGAGATACTTTATTTAATGGTGAAATCCAATTTAATGCTTTCAAAGGTCATATTGAATTTCAATTTGATAAAGGAAATTCCAAAATTCAAAAACAGGATAACTCTCAAAACCAATCTGCAGAAATACCAAAAACTTTTAGAAGGAAAGAATTTACATTCGACCAGTATAATAAACTTAGCAAGGGTGAAACAGTATATATTACCGATTTTAAGGATGGTGCTGGGAAGGAATATCCGGGATATGTATGGCTAAATAAAGAAAAAGGAGAATTGGATTTTAATTTTAAAAACCCCAATAAACTTAAACAAAATGCAACCACAGCTGAAACTCATAAACCCAGGTCGCTGTTAATTCCGATGGAAAAACAAATGAAGCTACTAAAAATATCAAGGAGCCATTAA
- a CDS encoding redoxin domain-containing protein: protein MKMIVKFIILGILLVNYANARTIQTNSKGGNKVAYLRIIINDLTKKNNIKLAYWDNGWGANSGVNNKNLTSNSGERIKIEFKNNESFLYADLSVENGQTIFNNYIIEPGDDLTFNIERNIITVTGKGKEKYELFFDIQKDLKKLSVQTLDSVRKLEKIYGYEYFALRKTDITSYERRFDNAFVSLENSKLTALGALEKYRDKLSKSIYSLLKANITFKYKNDYQQAYIFYTSEANAQNKEFADSCINKLKKIYSENLLKFDQKFDRDILLYSDYYYDFILTGLRKKDFPPPQAVAFLRKDFSGLFQDRLLTSYLLVKKLQSDKYSDIIIEVTNSVKTPYCIDLLTKYRDSSLAGSLAYNFSLQDTLGNVVKQSDFLGKVLLIDFYFTGCTNCRILNDQMTEIYNIYKDNPKIKFINISIDKSKYEWIKSVRSLEYSHRGSLNLYTNGNGSEEKLISHYNIRGYPTVLIIDKLGKIASLNPPRPYDEKNRMNLIQLINSLL from the coding sequence ATGAAAATGATAGTCAAATTTATAATATTAGGCATTCTTTTGGTAAATTATGCTAATGCTCGAACTATTCAAACAAATTCGAAAGGCGGCAATAAAGTGGCATATTTAAGAATTATCATAAATGACTTAACTAAAAAAAATAATATCAAATTAGCTTATTGGGATAACGGATGGGGTGCTAATTCAGGTGTTAATAATAAAAATTTAACTTCCAATTCTGGAGAAAGAATAAAAATTGAATTTAAGAACAATGAATCATTTTTGTATGCTGATTTATCTGTAGAAAATGGGCAGACAATATTTAATAATTATATAATTGAACCTGGTGATGATTTAACTTTTAATATTGAAAGGAACATTATTACTGTTACCGGAAAGGGTAAAGAGAAATATGAACTCTTTTTTGATATCCAAAAAGATTTAAAAAAATTGTCCGTTCAAACTTTAGATTCGGTTCGAAAGTTAGAGAAAATATATGGTTATGAATACTTTGCTTTAAGAAAAACTGATATTACAAGCTATGAAAGAAGGTTTGATAATGCTTTTGTCTCATTAGAAAATTCTAAGTTGACGGCTTTAGGTGCATTGGAAAAATACCGAGATAAATTATCTAAATCAATTTATTCATTACTAAAGGCTAATATAACGTTCAAGTATAAAAATGACTACCAACAAGCTTATATCTTTTATACTTCCGAAGCTAATGCTCAAAATAAAGAATTTGCTGATTCTTGTATAAATAAACTAAAGAAGATTTACTCTGAAAATTTATTAAAATTCGACCAAAAATTTGACAGAGATATTCTTCTGTATTCCGACTATTACTACGATTTTATATTAACTGGTTTACGGAAAAAAGACTTCCCTCCACCTCAGGCAGTTGCATTTCTTAGAAAGGATTTTAGCGGACTATTTCAGGATAGGTTGTTAACCTCATATTTACTTGTTAAAAAATTACAATCTGACAAATATTCTGATATTATTATTGAAGTTACAAATTCAGTTAAAACACCTTACTGTATTGACTTATTAACAAAATATCGCGATAGTTCTTTGGCAGGAAGCTTAGCATATAATTTTTCTTTGCAGGATACTCTAGGAAACGTCGTAAAACAAAGTGATTTTTTAGGAAAAGTTTTGTTGATAGATTTTTATTTTACAGGCTGCACAAATTGCCGTATTCTTAACGATCAAATGACTGAAATATATAATATCTATAAAGATAATCCTAAAATAAAATTTATTAATATTAGTATCGACAAGAGTAAATATGAGTGGATTAAATCTGTGCGAAGTTTAGAATATTCGCATCGAGGAAGTTTAAACTTATATACTAACGGAAATGGTTCAGAAGAAAAACTTATTAGTCATTATAATATACGTGGATATCCAACAGTATTAATTATAGATAAGTTGGGAAAGATTGCAAGTTTAAATCCGCCTAGACCATATGATGAAAAAAATAGGATGAATTTAATTCAATTAATAAACTCACTTCTTTAA